Proteins encoded within one genomic window of Longimicrobium sp.:
- a CDS encoding TIGR03915 family putative DNA repair protein, whose amino-acid sequence MRRTSIEPTFQGWREAARGLLAAGVEPRDVLWDEAEGEQPGLDLVDDAPAAAVQATARVPRAFMALAEAAACHSDAERWAILYRVLWRLKHGEPRLMEVAMDPDVHRMLAMEKAVRRDVHKTKAFVRFRAVEGEEGTHYVAWFEPEHHTLERTAPFFAERFASMRWSILTPRRCAHWDGSALWFSEGVPRSAAPSADALEDLWRTYYASIFNPARMKPRAMKSEMPLKYWRNLPEAELIQPLMRDAPARVRRMIEEQSKARPPE is encoded by the coding sequence ATGCGCCGCACGAGTATCGAACCTACGTTCCAGGGATGGCGCGAGGCCGCCCGCGGGCTCCTCGCCGCGGGGGTGGAGCCGCGCGACGTGCTCTGGGACGAGGCGGAGGGGGAGCAGCCCGGGCTCGATCTGGTGGACGACGCTCCCGCCGCCGCGGTCCAGGCGACCGCGCGTGTGCCTCGCGCCTTCATGGCACTCGCGGAGGCGGCGGCGTGCCACAGCGACGCGGAGCGGTGGGCGATCCTCTACCGTGTCCTCTGGCGGCTGAAGCATGGGGAGCCGCGGCTGATGGAGGTGGCGATGGACCCCGACGTCCACCGCATGCTGGCGATGGAGAAGGCCGTGCGGCGCGACGTGCACAAGACCAAGGCGTTCGTCCGCTTCCGCGCGGTGGAGGGGGAGGAGGGGACGCACTACGTGGCGTGGTTCGAGCCGGAGCACCACACGCTCGAACGCACCGCACCCTTTTTCGCCGAGCGCTTCGCCTCCATGCGCTGGTCGATCCTGACGCCGCGCCGCTGCGCGCACTGGGACGGATCGGCGCTCTGGTTCTCGGAAGGGGTGCCGCGCTCCGCCGCTCCGTCGGCCGACGCACTGGAGGATCTGTGGCGGACGTACTACGCCAGCATCTTCAACCCCGCGCGCATGAAGCCCCGAGCGATGAAGTCCGAGATGCCGCTGAAGTACTGGCGCAACCTCCCGGAAGCGGAGCTGATCCAGCCGCTGATGCGCGACGCACCGGCCCGGGTGCGGCGCATGATAGAGGAGCAGAGCAAGGCGCGCCCGCCGGAATAA
- a CDS encoding putative DNA modification/repair radical SAM protein → MEVAAKLSILADAAKYDASCSSSGAKGRRGGAKGLGSTEGTGICHSYTPDGRCVSLLKVLLTNYCIYDCQYCINRRSSDVRRARFKVDELVALVLDFYRRNYIEGLFLSSGIIRTPDYTMEQLIAVAKTLRREHGFAGYIHLKTIPDASPELLDEAGRWADRLSINVELPTQENLDRLAPEKQLVQITGAMGRMKERIAEAKADAAPRRTLPRFAPAGQSTQMIVGATEATDTTILHTASELYRGPELRRVYYSGFSPIPDAAAGLPLIATPLVREHRLYQADWLMRFYGFEARELTTPKAPNLDLGLDPKTSWALRNRERFPVDLNLADREELLRIPGLGTRNVKRILAARRWHRIRLADLARMRVPLKRALPFIITDDHRPRLLNPDALDLRDRIAPKGSQTDLFETAFAALHGEL, encoded by the coding sequence ATGGAAGTGGCGGCGAAGCTCTCGATCCTGGCGGATGCGGCCAAGTACGACGCGTCGTGCTCCAGCAGCGGGGCGAAGGGGAGGAGGGGGGGCGCAAAGGGGCTCGGTTCCACCGAGGGGACGGGGATCTGTCACAGCTACACGCCCGACGGCCGGTGCGTGTCGCTCCTCAAGGTGCTGCTCACGAACTACTGCATCTACGACTGCCAGTACTGCATCAACCGGCGCTCGAGCGACGTGCGCCGGGCGCGCTTCAAGGTGGACGAGCTGGTGGCGCTGGTGCTGGACTTCTACCGGCGCAACTACATTGAGGGGCTCTTCCTCAGCTCCGGGATCATCCGCACGCCGGACTACACGATGGAGCAGCTCATCGCCGTGGCGAAGACGCTGCGGCGGGAGCACGGCTTCGCGGGCTACATCCACCTGAAGACGATCCCCGACGCGTCGCCAGAGCTGCTGGACGAGGCGGGGCGCTGGGCGGACCGGCTGAGCATCAACGTGGAGCTCCCCACGCAGGAGAACCTGGACCGCCTTGCCCCCGAAAAGCAGCTCGTGCAGATCACCGGCGCCATGGGGCGGATGAAGGAGCGCATCGCCGAAGCCAAGGCGGATGCCGCCCCGCGCCGCACGCTCCCGCGCTTCGCCCCGGCCGGGCAGAGCACGCAGATGATCGTCGGCGCGACCGAGGCGACGGACACCACCATCCTGCACACCGCGTCCGAGCTGTACCGAGGGCCGGAGCTTCGGCGCGTCTACTACTCCGGCTTCTCGCCGATCCCTGATGCCGCCGCGGGGCTGCCGCTGATCGCCACGCCGCTGGTGCGCGAGCACAGGCTCTACCAGGCGGACTGGCTGATGCGCTTCTACGGCTTCGAGGCGCGCGAGCTGACCACCCCGAAGGCGCCCAACCTGGACCTCGGGCTGGACCCCAAGACCTCGTGGGCGCTCCGCAACCGCGAGCGCTTTCCCGTGGACCTGAACCTGGCCGACAGGGAGGAGCTGCTGCGCATCCCGGGGCTGGGGACGCGCAACGTGAAGCGCATCCTGGCCGCGCGCCGCTGGCACCGCATCCGCCTGGCGGACCTGGCGCGGATGCGGGTGCCGCTGAAGCGCGCCCTTCCCTTCATCATCACCGACGACCACCGGCCGCGGCTGCTCAACCCGGACGCCCTGGACCTGCGCGACCGCATCGCGCCGAAGGGGAGCCAGACGGACCTGTTCGAGACCGCCTTCGCCGCGCTTCATGGCGAGCTCTGA